Proteins from a single region of Campylobacter sputorum:
- a CDS encoding prepilin-type N-terminal cleavage/methylation domain-containing protein, which translates to MKKAFTLVEVIFVIVIMAILALISSDLLANVYKNYIHTRSINELEYKTDISLEQISKRLSHRLKGSEIARLVDSNNDKFTDIILSIKDDRPEDDKKYALEWISKSYETQILTDQKDNKVGWSGIADLNFTKPTSTNETTFTSPGSKFDETFKNTLKNVYSDKFGIFFIINQKSDIKKDFGYINNSHNKIASGEIKNDNNITIKIPGNMQEVSDIYYLLNTAYAVVPENKKKDGIYKKEKDKQSRENYDENIFDLYLYYGYQPWEGQNYTNGKKALLAQDVSLFRFTQTQSGVIVMKLCMRTLDTDEIDFAVCKTKAVY; encoded by the coding sequence ATGAAAAAAGCATTTACTTTAGTAGAAGTTATATTTGTAATAGTTATAATGGCGATTTTAGCTTTAATTAGCTCAGATTTACTAGCAAATGTATATAAAAACTATATACACACTCGCTCTATAAATGAGCTTGAGTATAAAACAGATATATCTTTAGAGCAAATCTCAAAAAGACTAAGCCATAGACTAAAAGGATCTGAAATAGCAAGACTTGTTGACTCAAATAATGACAAATTTACAGATATAATACTATCTATAAAAGATGATAGACCAGAAGATGATAAAAAATACGCACTAGAGTGGATAAGTAAATCATACGAAACGCAAATTTTAACAGATCAAAAAGACAATAAAGTTGGCTGGAGTGGCATTGCTGATTTAAATTTCACCAAACCAACTTCTACAAATGAGACAACTTTCACATCTCCTGGTTCTAAATTTGATGAAACTTTTAAAAATACTTTAAAAAATGTGTATTCTGATAAATTTGGTATATTTTTTATAATAAATCAAAAATCTGATATCAAAAAAGATTTTGGATATATAAATAATTCTCATAATAAAATAGCCTCAGGAGAGATAAAAAATGATAACAATATCACTATAAAAATTCCAGGTAACATGCAAGAAGTAAGCGATATATACTATCTTTTAAATACAGCTTATGCAGTAGTTCCAGAAAACAAGAAAAAGGATGGAATTTACAAAAAAGAAAAAGATAAACAATCAAGAGAAAATTATGATGAAAATATTTTTGATTTATATCTTTACTATGGTTATCAGCCTTGGGAAGGTCAAAATTATACAAATGGAAAAAAAGCTTTATTAGCACAAGATGTTAGTCTATTTAGATTTACACAAACACAAAGTGGAGTTATAGTTATGAAATTATGTATGAGAACTCTTGATACAGATGAGATAGACTTTGCAGTTTGTAAAACAAAGGCGGTTTATTAA
- a CDS encoding type II secretion system protein, which produces MKRAFSIIEVVLAVVIMGLSMVAIPTIISQSTISNLHALKQEAILSSKMQMHLMFSMPWDSNSMDETDVFPRVTLTNSQTDGLKNAIEENGNSTQDYENNKTRQNFPTNVYINKQASKPLKNNDLDGLNHLHEYTTNLNIESPTNKRGIRDMIVPIKTKFNVSYIDDKLQTGSYIDGTDIKFNFTSNQNTTNTTNIKMIELHTCFIENEKTDKCTDDNKKIILRAYSSNVAPSHIITREIN; this is translated from the coding sequence ATGAAAAGAGCTTTTTCTATAATAGAAGTTGTTTTGGCTGTAGTTATAATGGGATTAAGTATGGTTGCTATTCCAACTATAATCTCTCAAAGCACCATTTCAAATTTACATGCATTAAAACAAGAAGCCATACTTTCATCTAAAATGCAAATGCATTTAATGTTTTCTATGCCATGGGATAGCAACTCAATGGACGAAACAGATGTATTTCCCAGAGTTACATTAACAAATAGCCAAACAGATGGTTTAAAAAATGCTATAGAAGAAAATGGTAATTCTACGCAAGATTACGAAAATAACAAAACTAGACAAAATTTCCCGACTAATGTTTACATAAACAAACAAGCAAGTAAGCCATTAAAAAATAATGACTTAGATGGCTTAAATCATCTTCATGAATACACAACAAATTTAAATATAGAAAGTCCAACCAACAAAAGAGGCATTAGAGATATGATAGTTCCTATAAAAACTAAATTTAATGTTAGCTATATAGATGATAAATTACAAACTGGTAGTTATATAGATGGCACAGATATTAAATTTAACTTTACATCTAATCAAAATACTACAAATACCACAAATATAAAAATGATAGAACTTCACACTTGTTTCATAGAAAATGAAAAAACAGATAAATGCACAGATGATAATAAGAAGATAATCCTAAGAGCTTATAGTTCAAATGTCGCACCATCTCATATCATAACAAGAGAGATAAATTAA